The genomic region caggtggctgaacaacatgtgcagagactaatgctttcttaagtatttcaaatgcttctacacaatcatcatcaaagacaaatggtatatctttttgcaataaattagtgagaggccgggaaatttttgagaagtccttaatgaacctcctgtaaaatccagcgtgaccaaggaaacttcttatacctttgatgtccttgggacatggcatcttttcaatagcattgaccttggctttatcaacttcaatacctctttcagaaactttatgccccaagacaataccttcattaaccataaagtggcacttttcccaattcaagacaagattagtttcttcacatctctgcaaaactcgatcaggattgctcaagcaatcatcaaaagaggaaccatagacggaaaagtcgtccatgaaaacctcacaaatcttttcacaaaagtcagagaacatagccaccatgcatctttgaaaggtagcaggtgcattacataaaccaaaaggcatacgtctataagaaaaagtaccaaaaagggcatgtaaaagtagtctttgattgatctctagccgacacaggtatttgagagaaaccggaataaccatctagaaagcaatagtgtttatgtttgcataatctttttagcatttgatcaataaaaggtaaggggtaatgatctttcttagtagctttatttaatttgcataaatcaattaccatcctataatctgtgataattctttgtggaatcaattcatctttatcattaggaacaatagtaatacctcccttcttagggacacaatggacaggacttacccactcactatcagcaacgggatagattatacctgcctccagaagctttagtatttcttttcttaccacttctttcattttaggattcagacgtcattgaggatcacgaactggtttggcatctgattccaaatttattttatgttgacatagagtgggactaatgcccttaagatcatgaagagtatatccaatagcagcacggtgcttcttcagagttttcaataatctttcttcttcatgctctgaaaggttagcactaataataacatgatatatcttcttttcatcaagataagcatatttaagattatcaaacaaaggtttaagctcaaacacgggatcacccttgggtggaggaggatcccctaagatttcaacaggcaaattgtgatgcagaataggttcctgtttaaagaatacttcatctatttcccttctttcattcatgaacatatcattttcatggtctagcaaatattgttctaaaggatcacttggaggtacggcaatagaagcaagaccaataatttcatccttactaggtaattcttcctcacgatgttgtttactaaatttagagaaattaaactcatgaaccatatcatccaagccaatagtaacaacattctttttgcaatctatcctagcattaacagtgttcaagaagggtctaccaaatataatgggacaaaagctatcttgcggagaagtaagaacaagaaaatcagtaggatatttagttttcccacacaagacttcaacatctctaacaattccaattggtgaaatagtatctctattggcaagtttaattgtgacatcaataccttctaactcagcaggtgcaatttcattcttaatttctttgtataagtcaataggtattgcactagcactagcacccatatcacataagccatgataacaatgatctcctattttaacagaaataacagacacgcctaccacaggtctatgtttatctttatcacaaggtttagcaattctaacaGTTTCACCttagaactgaataacatgcccatcactattatcagacaagagatctttaacaatagcaatattaggttctactttaacttgcttaggaggtgtataagttctaatattgcttttacgaacaacagttgaagctttagcatgatcctttattctaacagggaaaggtggtttctcaatataagaagtagaaacaataggatcattataggtgacagtcttttcttcaactttaataggtgcagctacttttacttctatgggaggatgatatttaaaccacttctccttagggagatcaacataagtagcaaaagattcacagaaagaagctactatctcagagtcaagtccatatttagtgctaaacttacggaaaatatcggtgtccataaaagatttaacacaatcaaacttaggtgtcatacctgactccttaccttcgtcgaggtcccaatcttcagagttgcgtttaattctatccaataaattccatctgaagtcaatagtcttcatcataaaagagccaacacaagaagtatcgagcatggtgcgattgttatcagaaagccgagcatataaattttgaataatcatttctcttgaaagctcatgatttgggcatgaatataacattgatttaagcccacCCCAAGATTGAGTGatgttttctccttcgcgaggccagaaattatatatataattgcgatcacgatgaacaagatgcatagggtaatacttttgatgaaattctagcttcaatcttttatagtcccatgatctcatatcatcgcatagcctataccatatcaatgcgtctcccttcaaatataaagagaagaccttcttcttagcaacatcatcgggtatacctgcaagcttaaataatccataaacttcatccacatatattaagtgctcatcaggatgctttgttccatctcctgtaaaagggttagctagcagtttttccatcatacccgaaggaaattcaaaaggagtttcatttttaataggttcagtaggttgaggagcaactctttgctctactggacggggtgaagataccccgaagaagcccctcagagaattactttccatagtaacaagtgacagtaaatcttagcacactatataagtttttccttaccaaattccacctaccaaaggcgctacactccccggcaacgacgccagaaaagagtcttggtgacccacaagtataggggatctatcgtagtcctttcgataactaagagtgtcgaacccaacgaggagcagaaggaaatgataagcggttttcagcaaggtattctctgcaagtactgaaataagtggtaacagatagttttgtgataggataaattgtaacaagcaacaagtaacaaaagtaaataaagtgcagcaagatggcccaatccttttgtagcaaaggacaagctggaacaaactcttataataggaaaagcgctcccgaggacacatgggaatatcgtcaagctagttttcatcacgttcatatgattcgcgttcgatactttgataatttgatatgtggtggaccggtgcttgggtgctgttcttacttgaagaagcatcccacttatgattaacctctattgcaagcatccgcaactacaacaaaagtattaaggtaaacctaaccatagcatgaaacatgtggatccaaatcagccccttacgaagcaacgcataaactagggtttaagcttctgtcactctagcaactcatcatctacttattacttcccaatgccttcctctaggctcaaataatggtgaagtgttatgtagtcgacgttcacataacaccactagaggctagacaacatacatcttatcaaaatatcaaacgaataccaaattcatatgactactaatagcaagacttctcccttgtcctcaggaacaaacgtaattactcacaaagcatattcatgttcaaaatcagaggggtaataatatgcatataggatctgaacatatgatcttccaccaaataaaccaactagcatcaactacaaggagtaatcaacactactagcaacctactagcacgaatcccggactttgagacaagaattggatacaagagatgaactagggtttggagatgagatggtgcaggtgaagatgttgatggagattgccctctcccgatcaGAGGAGCGTTGgtcatgacgatggtgatgatttccccctcccggagggaagtatccccggcagaacagctctaccgaagctctagattggttccgccaaggttccgcctcgtggcggcggagtctcgtcccgaaaagttccttcttattttttctcatcgaaggacttcatataggagaagatggacgttggagaaccaccagggggcccatgaggtagggggcgcgccctaggggggcgccccaccctcgtgagcagggtgtgggccccctggccttcatctttggcgaggatttttcattatttattttaagatgttccgtggagtttctggacttttggagttgcgcagaataggtctctaatatttgctccttttccagcccagaattccagctgccggcattctccctccttatgtaaaccttgtaaaataagagagaataaccataagtattgtgacataaagtgaaataacagtccataatacaataaatatcgatataaaagcatgatgcaaaatggacgtatcatacggCGCGGTGCATACCACGGGaagtcgacgcgcggtgacggcggagtggaccgcgggaCGCGACGCTATGACCCGAAGGGGTGACACAGCGGTGGCGGGGAGGTCGGGGCAACGGTAGGAAGACCTCGGGCGGTGGCGGGGACCGCGGGCTGCGGTGCTACGGCCCGAAGAGGCAGTGTAGTGGCGGAGCGCGTGTCGGTGCAagcgcggggacggcctcgggacggcggcgtggaccATGTGGcatgctcgctacggcccgacggggcgacgcagcggcaactCGAGGGTTGGAGCTGCCATGGGGACgacctggagcggacggcctcggggcggcggtggaccgcgggccacgCCACTACGGCCCAAAGACGCGCCGCAGCGGTGATGCGGGTCGGTGCAACCGGGAGAAGAACCATGGGGCGGCggtgctgcggcccgacggggcgactcAGCGGCAGCCTGTTGCTCGACCggtggaggggcgcgctgaactcggggacgatcttcacgggacctgcggatgTGCGCGTAACCGACGGGCTAGGTCGGTCGCGCggtgtagatgaggcggatcgcggcggcaagcgggtgatcaagccgatcgcgcgaggtcggggacgccgctcgatggaggcggggcggcgacggagttCGAGATGAAGCCTGCGACGGCGGGCgccagggcggctatgattggccgccgcatggcgcgacgccgccgggtcggggtgatgcaggagtcccggtcggagcagggcggtgacggtcggcgtagatcgacgggcgggcaggtgcgcgaacggcggcggtgaaggACCGCCGCATGACGCGTGGCCGCCGGGTTAGGACGACCGGCGGGCAGACGCGCGAacgacgcgcgaggccgccgggtcaggGCGACTGGCGGGCAGACACACGGCCGATCGTGTCGGTGTTGGAGTATAGGCgtacggggtcgacggcggcgatggacgacgcaaaccgatcaagtagatcaaaaataaaaaaaaaacgcCGATCAAAACGACCAGCAAGAGAGCGAAAAACCCGGAGCAAGgcctcgggaaaaagactctctaaggcagccggccaacacggctgGCGGACGAATCCttggtacgggcggcgcggcccccggcggcggtcttGGAGGCCGACCGCCCTGAGGGCGGTGCGCAAGTGCGGAAGCGGCGACGGCTAGAGTTTAGGAACGACTTGCGATAAATACCATGTTAGAAAGGAGAAAGAGGGATTTAGTGAAATAGTTTTttatgtattgcttgagcctcgtgggcatatacaTAGAAGTATAATGATCTATTTGAAGTAAAAGACAAGCCAAAACAAATCCTAATCTATCTCATATTTTTCGATAATCACGATACTTAACATGGTCTTCATCGTAAAATGAATGAGTTCAAGATCATTTTAAACGAGACTTTTTGTTAGACAGAAAAGAAATTTTTAGAGACTGGAATTTCCATCGGCTCCAGAAAGAACTTTTTTTTTTAGAATCGCCTCCAGAAAGAATTAGAAAATACCAGATgcatccctcaaaaaaaaaaatacCAGATGCAATTTCATCTACCGCAGCAGGGCCGGTTACGTTCCGGCCATAGGCCCGACGCTCCAAAACCAGCAGTTTCCAGCACACTCCACGCTCCAGACCCATCACCGGCCTTCCACCGGTGCGCTATAAAATGTGGCCTAGCACAAACCGAAGCATCAACTCGAGCAATCATGTCGCTGATTCCCCGCGGCAAAGCCTTCGACCCCTTCTCCCTTGACCTCACGGACCCCTTCGATGGCTTCCCCTTCGgctccggcggcagcagcagcttcTTCCCCTCGTTCCCGCGCGCATCCTCCGAGACCGCGGCCTTCGCCGGCGCGCGGATCGACTGGAAGGAGACTCCCGAGGCGCACGTGTTCAAGGCGGACGTGCCGGGGCTGAAGAAGGAGGAAGTgaaggtggaggtggaggacggcaACGTGCTCCAGATCAGCGGCGAGCGCAACAAAGAGCAGGAGGAGAAGACGGGCACGTGGCACAGGGTGGAGCGCAGCAGCGGCAAGTTCCTGCGCAGGTTCCGCCTCCCGGACAACGCCAAGGCGGACCAGATCAAGGCGGccatggagaacggcctgctcacAGTCACCGTGCCCAAGAAGGAGGTCAAGAAGCCCGAGGTCAAGTCCATCCAGATTTCTGGCTAGGCTGCTTCGGGATCAAGGTTCAATTCGCCGCTCTGGGGTTCGACTCGCTCTTTTGTGACTTTTGCTCAAAGGCCTGTAATAAGTgtggaaggagaagaagaagaagaagaagaagaagaagaagaaggagaagaaggagaagaagaaggagaagaagaagaagaacgtgttgagTGTGAGTATGCCCTTGTCAGTACTGTGTTCGGCCCTCGCCGGGGCCAAAGGTCTTGCGGCGATCACGCAATTCGAGCCACCCTAGCCGTGCACCTGCTCTGTATCCGGGCTCATCGTAGATTCATGCTCGCCCTCTAGTGTATGAGTTTATATCTACTATCCTGTAACTCTTGTTCTTCTATCTATCAATGAAAtgtattcgcgaaaaaaaatgaGTTAGTCATGTAATGCAAGCATCGAGTCCGTACTGCTGTGATCAACTTGTGTACTGGTTTCAATGAGCAAGTCATGGTTCTCTCCTAACTGCTTTTGGCATTTCGATTCTATGTCCGTGTTGAAGTCGTACGCATCTCATTCTGCCATTGTGGGGAACTCTGTTCTTGTTTTGTACCGTGGTAGTCCACATGCACAGCAGAACTCGTACGCACCTTCGAGTACATCGAGTATTTTCTTTCAAAGACACCGGAGAACTGCTGTGATTTCATTGAAGAAGAAGAACGGCATCGGCCAAGTACAGGTTAACTGAAAATGAGAACCCAAACTACAACTGGAGTGAGCTTTGCTCAGCCCTCGACGTTGGCCAGCGGCCGCGGCCACAGCCTGGGTCGAACGAAATTGGGCAGGCGGCCAGGTTCCAGGTTGCTGCCCTGCCTCGTCGCGGATGCGGATGAGTAACGCCGCTACAGGAAGCTCCTTTCCGTTCTAACCTGTTAGCGGCTGGATTCCACACACTGTATTACTTTCTCCCAGATACAACTCAGTTTGCTCAGATTCGGTTACAAATTGGAAAGGAAGAAGGGACGGGAAAGTAGATGCCCCGTGCCCGGATCAGGGAGGAGTTGATCGTGTTTGCTTAAGTAGAGGTAGTCCACTCGGGGCCCACGTATGTGGAAGGCTATCTGGTGGCTCAAGTGGTATACGTGGACCATTCTATATTGAGCCATATTCATCAATTCGCCAAGCAATTTGGCCTCACACAATGTATCCCTGTTCCATCAAACGCTTAATCAACCCTGGAACACAAGAGAACCCTTCTTATCAACGAGAATTGCGTATTAAACAGATGAAAGAAATAGCCCTAAATATGTGCATTGAGTGAGTCATTACCTTCTATTTGATCTCCAGTATCGCTCATCAAGTACTTGATCAAATTCCTCTTTTTTCTTGCAATTGTATGTAGTGATATTTTGGAGGAGCAATTACCGGAGTGAGAAAGGTAGAAAGAAGCAATCACGAAAGCTAGTGCTAGTTGTGGCTTTTTGTACTAATCTTATTTGTTCAGTAGCTCGCATCAGTAGCTTTAAAAGGAATAGAAAACGAGGCTTTTTCCACCACATCAGGAGCGGGCATTACGCTCAAGCAGGGGAATTCAATTTGACTACTGCTCGAGAACTAGTTTGAACAAGAAGAAGTTACATGGCTCCAGCGGGGCAGAGCCAATTGGCTACGACATGTCTTCCAGAGGGGTATTTTGGTTAAGCTCGTCCTGAATGAACGTAACACATCCTGGATCCTGCTCGTAAAGACTCGGATAGAAGTTTAGCCTTGCTAAATGTACTAGAGCCTAGGGGTCTTGAATCTCCGGCAGGAGAGTGATCAGAAAGGAGGAGCCGACGAAGCATGAACTAAAAAGATTTAAAATTGGTATCAGGCATAATATAAAACGAGAAAGTAATAAAAATATACAAATCGAAAGTAATATCAAATTTAGCATCGGTTCGGCTATGCGATCCTACGTGGGCGGCTCGGGACACGTTCTTCTCCCTGCGACGTCGCTTGATCCGAGGTGACAGCCATGGCAGCTGATGTGCCTGTCATGGCAGCGTTTCCGTTGTCAGTGGAACCTAGGCTGCTGACATCCCCTCCCCCTTGAGAGATGGCTTGTCCCCAAGTCAGCAGATTGACGACACACTCCTTCAGCTTGACCACGTCTTCCCAGGTGGCACCGAGAACCGCTGGATCAGACCAGCGAACCAAAATCTGCTCTCGGCGGCATGTGGGTGTTTGCTTCCAACGAGAGTTAGAGAATCTCAACTAGTTGCAGAACATGCTCTGAAGGTTGAGGAAGATGCATCGACGCTACGATGCCATGGCTGAGAGCTGGACAGAGTTGAGAGACATGGAATATATCATGTACCTTGGACCCTTCCGATAATTGGAGCTTGTAGGCGACTGGGGTGATCGCCTTTATCGTCTGAACGATTGTGAAAGGCCAAAAAATGTGAAAGATAGCTTGTGATTGGTGCACCTCTCAACTAAAGTTTGAACGTATGGTTGTAACTTGACAAAGATAGAGTCCCCCACTTGAAAAGTCCGTTCCGTCCGCTTCTTGTTTGCTTGAATCTTCATAGTGTTGTGAGCTCTGCTAAGATGTTGATTGAGCAGTTGTTGCATGAGCTTGCGCTCCTCGAGCCaatcttttgaaggaaatatgccctagaggcaataataaagttgttattttatatttccttattcatgataaaggtttattattcatgctagaattttattgaccggaaacttaaatacatgtgtgaatacataaaaaaataccgtgtccctagtaagcctcaactagactagctcgttgatcaaagatggttaaggtttcctaaccatagacatgtgttgtcgtttgataatgggatcacatcattagaagaatgatgtgatggacaagacccatctgttagcttagcataatgatcgttcacttttattgctattgctttcttcatggtaaatacatattccttcgactatgagattatgcaactcccggataccggaggaataccttgtgtgctatcaaatgtcacaacgtaactaggtgatcataaatgtgctctataggtatctccgaaggtgtttgttgagttggcatagatcaatattagaatttgtcactccgagtatcggagaggtatctctgggtcctctcggtagtacacatcataagcttgcaagcgaatgaataaggagttagtcatgaggtgatgtattacagaacaagtaaagaaacttgccgtaatgagattgaactaggtatgaagataccgatgatcgaatctcgggcaagtaacataccgatgaacaaagggaattacgtatgtcatcataacggttcgactgataaagatcttcgtagaatatgtaggagccaatatgggcatccagattccgctattggttattgactggagaggtatctcggtcatgtctacatagttctcaaacccgtagggtccgcacgcttaacattctatGTCGATTTGCttttatatgagttatgtggtttggtgaccgaatgttgttcggagtcccagatgagatcacggacatgacgtggagCTCGGGAATGACCCGGATGTACAGATTGATATATGGAACGATGCTATTTGGTCTCTGAAATGGTTTCAAAATGCACCGGAAAGTTATCGATataccggaagggttccggaggcaccaggagagtattgggccttattgggccaagtagagggaacacaccagcccacgtgggctggtgcgcccccccccctaaGGCAGCCGCACCCAATTAGATGGAAGGGGGAGGCGCCACCTCCTCCTACCATATCTCTGGAAGGGAGAAATGAAGGAGAAGGGGcgcttccccctttccttctcccttgtgCATTATATGGAAGGGGGGTGCACCACTATGAAATCCCTAGGATGGCCCCCGACCCTATTGGAGGTGCCCTAGGGAAGCCTCCTCCCTTcccacacctatatatatatatgtggggaggggtgcCACACAATACACAACTTATTCCACGCCGTGTGTCGGCGCCCCTCCGCCTCTAGTTTACTCCTTCGTTCTAAAtcatcgcagtgcttaggcgaagccctacaggattgcttcaccaccatcgtcaccatgctgttgtgctcacaaaactcatctactacctcgcctcGCTTACTGGATCAAGACGGCAAGGAcgacaccgagctgaacgtgtgcagaacacagaGGTGCCattcgttcggtacttgatcgggcagttcgcgaaggtgtacgactacatcaaccgcattgaatAAAAGCTTCCACTTATGGTTTACAAGGGtaggtagacacactctccccctctcgtagctatacatttccatggatagatcattgcgtgtgcgtagaatttttttgttttccatgcaacgttcccgaaacagtggcatcatgagtcaggtctatgcatagatgatatacacgagtagaacacaaagagttgtgggcagtgatagtcatactgcttaccaccaacgtcttattttgattcgacggtattgtgggatgaggCGGCCCGGACTAACCTTACATGTCCACCCATATGCaggagaccggttccaccgactaacatgcaactagttttgcataaaggtggttggcgggtgtctgtttctcctactttagttgaatcgagtttgactacggatgctccttgaagaaggttaaaacaacaaacttgatgaaacaccattgtggtttttgcataggtaagaacggttcttgccagaagcccgtagcaaccacgtaaaacttgca from Triticum aestivum cultivar Chinese Spring chromosome 4A, IWGSC CS RefSeq v2.1, whole genome shotgun sequence harbors:
- the LOC123081822 gene encoding 17.9 kDa class I heat shock protein-like; this translates as MSLIPRGKAFDPFSLDLTDPFDGFPFGSGGSSSFFPSFPRASSETAAFAGARIDWKETPEAHVFKADVPGLKKEEVKVEVEDGNVLQISGERNKEQEEKTGTWHRVERSSGKFLRRFRLPDNAKADQIKAAMENGLLTVTVPKKEVKKPEVKSIQISG